The Caldilineales bacterium genome window below encodes:
- a CDS encoding acyl-CoA dehydrogenase family protein produces the protein MYSFDLTEEQRMLTDAVNRYATRQLRKVYRDAEEVRSLPAEVMTTGWELGLLPASIPEKFGGFGDHSALNGALIAEELGYGDVAATLHLLSPNLVAIPLLLCGSKQQREEHLPRFCTEVFPKATAAFLEATITFDPADLNTSARLQGDKYILWGQKTMVINADEAELFLVYAREGHAGNTQAFLVPANDPRVHINRRDQWMGFHALKTFTVEFSGVTIPADHKLGGKAGIDLTKILTYSRIGVAGMAVGLARGAFEYARDYAKERTAFGEPIAHRQAIAFMLAEMAIEIDAARLLVWEAAWKIDQGKPGSHDAFLAAQYAAEMALKVTDGAVQVLGGHGYIRDHPVELWLRNGRGIATLLGSIIV, from the coding sequence ATGTATAGTTTCGACCTCACTGAAGAACAACGAATGCTGACCGATGCGGTCAATCGCTATGCCACGCGCCAGCTGCGCAAGGTCTATCGCGATGCCGAGGAGGTGCGCAGCCTGCCGGCGGAGGTGATGACCACCGGCTGGGAATTGGGGCTGTTGCCGGCCTCGATCCCCGAGAAATTCGGCGGCTTTGGCGACCATTCGGCCCTCAACGGCGCCCTCATCGCCGAAGAACTGGGCTATGGTGATGTGGCAGCCACGCTCCATCTGCTCAGCCCCAACCTGGTTGCCATCCCCCTCTTGCTGTGCGGGAGCAAACAGCAGCGCGAGGAGCACCTGCCCCGCTTCTGCACCGAGGTCTTCCCCAAGGCCACGGCCGCCTTCCTGGAGGCGACCATCACCTTCGACCCCGCCGACCTGAACACCAGCGCCCGACTCCAGGGCGACAAATACATCCTCTGGGGCCAGAAGACGATGGTGATCAACGCCGACGAGGCCGAACTCTTCCTCGTCTATGCCCGCGAAGGTCACGCCGGCAACACGCAGGCCTTCCTCGTCCCCGCCAACGACCCGCGCGTCCACATCAATCGCCGCGACCAGTGGATGGGTTTTCACGCCCTCAAGACCTTCACGGTCGAGTTCAGCGGCGTGACCATCCCCGCCGACCACAAACTGGGCGGCAAGGCCGGCATCGATCTGACCAAGATCCTGACCTACAGCCGCATCGGCGTGGCGGGGATGGCGGTGGGGCTGGCGAGGGGCGCGTTCGAGTATGCCCGCGACTATGCCAAAGAACGCACCGCCTTCGGCGAGCCGATCGCCCATCGTCAGGCCATCGCCTTCATGTTGGCGGAGATGGCGATCGAGATCGACGCCGCCCGCCTGTTGGTATGGGAGGCGGCCTGGAAGATCGACCAGGGCAAGCCGGGTAGCCACGACGCCTTCCTGGCGGCGCAATACGCGGCCGAGATGGCGTTGAAGGTGACGGACGGCGCCGTGCAAGTGTTGGGCGGGCACGGCTATATTCGCGACCATCCCGTTGAACTGTGGCTGCGCAACGGACGCGGCATCGCCACTCTGCTCGGAAGTATCATCGTCTAA
- a CDS encoding acyl-CoA dehydrogenase family protein, whose protein sequence is MSISFELPEEIANQTHLTKMMAEQVMRSISRHYDEHEHERPWEYINVIWPFLQQIEAADLKRSLRKSSNGHNGHTADEAKVEKKASTGTLRMIHMIEALSWGDAGIYLSTPSSALGGAAIHAVGTAEQKERFLTRFTRGKPKWGAMAMTEPQAGSDTSAIQTTARLDPKTNEWVLNGTKIFCTNGSLAGQESDGLIVVWATLDRSIGRAGMRPFVVESGTPGMTITHQERKLGIRASDTATITFEDCRIPYDNILGSADLQKADEHEDKGFKGAMKTFDASRPYVAASAVGIARAAFEYTRDTLAAQGITVPESAPMHSLTAVQRDLLKMEMDLKAAWLLTVRSAALLDAGESNNLEASMAKVKAGQAVTHITQKCVELLGPLGYSHEFLVEKWMRDAKINDIFEGTGQINTLIVARRILGYTRAELK, encoded by the coding sequence ATGTCTATCAGTTTCGAACTGCCCGAAGAAATCGCCAACCAGACGCACCTGACCAAGATGATGGCCGAACAGGTGATGCGTAGCATCTCGCGGCACTACGACGAGCACGAGCACGAACGCCCGTGGGAGTACATCAACGTCATCTGGCCGTTCTTGCAACAGATCGAGGCGGCCGACTTGAAGCGCTCGCTGCGAAAAAGCTCGAACGGGCACAACGGCCACACCGCCGACGAAGCAAAGGTCGAGAAGAAGGCTTCGACCGGCACCCTGCGCATGATCCACATGATCGAGGCGCTTTCGTGGGGCGACGCCGGCATCTACCTGAGCACACCCTCCAGCGCCCTGGGTGGGGCCGCCATCCATGCCGTGGGCACAGCCGAACAAAAGGAGCGCTTCCTGACCCGCTTCACCCGCGGCAAACCCAAGTGGGGGGCGATGGCGATGACCGAGCCGCAGGCCGGGTCGGACACCAGCGCCATCCAGACCACCGCCCGCCTTGACCCGAAGACGAACGAGTGGGTGCTGAACGGCACCAAGATCTTCTGCACCAACGGCAGTCTGGCCGGCCAGGAGAGCGATGGCCTCATCGTCGTTTGGGCGACGTTGGATCGCAGCATCGGCCGGGCCGGGATGAGGCCGTTCGTGGTCGAATCGGGCACGCCGGGGATGACGATCACGCATCAGGAGCGCAAACTGGGCATCCGCGCCAGCGATACGGCCACGATCACGTTCGAGGATTGCCGCATCCCCTATGACAACATCCTCGGCAGCGCCGACCTGCAGAAGGCGGACGAGCACGAGGACAAGGGCTTCAAGGGGGCGATGAAGACCTTCGACGCCAGCCGGCCCTATGTGGCGGCCAGCGCCGTGGGCATTGCTCGCGCCGCCTTCGAATACACGCGCGACACCCTGGCCGCCCAGGGCATCACGGTGCCGGAGAGCGCGCCCATGCACAGCCTGACCGCCGTCCAGCGCGATCTCCTGAAAATGGAAATGGATCTGAAGGCGGCCTGGCTCTTGACCGTGCGTTCGGCGGCCCTGCTGGACGCCGGCGAATCCAACAATCTCGAGGCCTCGATGGCTAAGGTCAAGGCGGGGCAGGCGGTGACGCACATCACCCAGAAGTGCGTCGAACTGCTCGGCCCACTTGGCTACAGCCACGAATTTTTGGTCGAGAAATGGATGCGCGACGCCAAGATCAACGACATCTTCGAAGGCACCGGCCAGATCAACACCCTCATCGTCGCCCGCCGCATTCTGGGCTACACCCGGGCGGAGTTGAAGTGA
- a CDS encoding dihydropteroate synthase, with protein METVVTSPTQTVVISSDRPFVIIGERINPTGRKKLAAEMLAGDFSRVRADAIAQVEAGAQILDVNAGLGVANPAEVEPEVMVRALETVMAVVDVPLCIDSSVVPALAAGLKTAWGKPIVNSVTGEDERLEKVLPLVAERGAVVICISNDESGISYDPKVRFQVAKKIVERAESYGIPRSDLLIDPLAMPAGAVPGAGRQVFELVRMVREELGCNTVCGASNISFGLPNRPAVNAHFIAMAIAAGMPCAITNPLEQEIMSGIRAADLLMGTDENCMAWLVMQRRLQQQAAAAAAAAAAAASGEAAPPVPAAADAGTRRMGRRERLSAGS; from the coding sequence ATCGAAACTGTCGTCACCTCACCCACCCAGACCGTCGTCATCAGCTCCGACCGTCCGTTCGTCATCATCGGCGAGCGCATCAACCCCACCGGACGCAAGAAACTGGCCGCCGAGATGCTGGCCGGCGACTTCAGCCGCGTCCGTGCCGACGCCATCGCCCAGGTGGAGGCCGGCGCCCAGATCCTGGATGTGAACGCCGGCCTGGGCGTCGCCAACCCGGCCGAGGTCGAGCCGGAGGTGATGGTGCGCGCCCTCGAGACCGTGATGGCGGTGGTCGATGTGCCCCTGTGCATCGATTCCTCGGTGGTGCCGGCCCTGGCCGCGGGTCTGAAGACCGCCTGGGGCAAACCGATCGTCAACTCGGTCACGGGGGAGGACGAGCGGCTGGAGAAGGTGCTGCCGCTGGTGGCCGAGCGCGGGGCGGTGGTCATCTGCATCTCCAACGATGAATCGGGTATTTCCTATGACCCCAAAGTCCGCTTCCAGGTGGCCAAGAAGATCGTCGAGCGGGCCGAGAGTTATGGCATCCCGCGCAGCGATCTGCTCATCGACCCGCTGGCCATGCCTGCGGGCGCAGTGCCGGGGGCAGGTCGCCAGGTCTTCGAGCTGGTGCGGATGGTGCGAGAGGAGTTGGGCTGCAACACTGTCTGCGGGGCCAGCAATATCTCGTTCGGGCTGCCCAACCGGCCGGCCGTCAATGCCCATTTCATTGCCATGGCCATCGCCGCCGGGATGCCGTGCGCCATCACCAATCCGCTGGAGCAGGAAATCATGTCGGGCATCCGCGCCGCCGACCTGCTGATGGGCACGGACGAGAACTGCATGGCCTGGCTGGTGATGCAGCGCAGGTTGCAGCAACAAGCGGCGGCCGCTGCTGCCGCCGCAGCGGCTGCCGCCAGCGGCGAGGCTGCCCCACCGGTCCCCGCAGCTGCCGATGCCGGAACGCGACGCATGGGTCGCCGCGAACGCCTGAGCGCCGGAAGCTGA
- a CDS encoding acetyl-CoA C-acyltransferase translates to MTPEAVIVSAVRSAVGKAPRGALRNTRPEVMGATVVAEAVRRAEGLDPALIEDVILGCAFPEGKQGMQVARIIALAAGLPQSVPGQTVNRFCSSGLQSIALAAERIIAGFGDVIVAGGVESMSSVPQGGLNFTAEPGLAIEYPAIYTGMGLTAENVAQQYQVNRADQDAFSLQSHQRAAAAIQSGRFAAEIVGLPTAGVWLDEDGRSQSRTAVFDTDEGVRYDTSLAGLTKLKPVFKAGGTVTAGNSSQTSDGAAAVVVMSRRAAETAGLKPLARFVAFAAAGVPPEIMGIGPVAAIPKALKLAGLSLNDIDLIELNEAFAAQSLAVIRQMEIDPAITNVNGGAIALGHPLGATGAKLTTQLIHEMARRGSRYGMVTMCIGGGMGAAGIFENLQ, encoded by the coding sequence ATGACGCCAGAAGCTGTGATTGTTTCCGCCGTGCGCTCGGCCGTAGGCAAGGCCCCGCGGGGCGCTTTGCGCAACACCCGCCCCGAAGTGATGGGCGCGACCGTCGTCGCCGAGGCCGTCCGCCGGGCCGAGGGCCTGGACCCTGCCCTGATCGAGGACGTGATCCTTGGCTGTGCCTTTCCCGAAGGCAAACAGGGGATGCAGGTGGCGCGCATCATCGCCCTGGCCGCCGGTTTGCCGCAATCGGTGCCTGGCCAGACGGTGAACCGCTTCTGTTCTTCGGGACTGCAGTCGATTGCCCTGGCGGCCGAGCGGATCATCGCCGGGTTCGGCGATGTCATCGTGGCCGGCGGGGTGGAGAGCATGAGCTCGGTGCCGCAGGGCGGTCTCAACTTCACGGCCGAGCCGGGGCTGGCGATCGAATATCCGGCCATCTACACCGGCATGGGGCTGACGGCAGAGAATGTGGCCCAGCAGTACCAGGTCAACCGCGCCGACCAGGACGCCTTTTCGTTGCAGTCGCACCAGCGCGCAGCCGCGGCCATCCAATCGGGCAGGTTCGCCGCCGAGATCGTCGGCCTGCCCACGGCGGGGGTGTGGCTGGATGAGGATGGTCGCAGCCAGAGCCGGACGGCGGTTTTCGATACGGACGAGGGTGTGCGCTACGATACGTCGTTGGCGGGCCTGACCAAACTGAAGCCGGTGTTCAAGGCCGGGGGCACGGTGACGGCCGGCAACAGCAGCCAGACCAGCGATGGCGCCGCGGCGGTGGTGGTGATGTCGCGACGAGCCGCCGAGACGGCCGGTCTCAAGCCGCTGGCGCGTTTCGTGGCCTTTGCCGCGGCTGGGGTGCCGCCCGAGATCATGGGCATCGGCCCGGTGGCGGCCATCCCCAAGGCCCTGAAGCTGGCCGGGCTGAGCCTGAACGACATCGATCTGATCGAACTCAACGAGGCCTTCGCCGCTCAAAGCCTGGCGGTCATCCGCCAGATGGAGATCGACCCGGCCATCACCAATGTCAACGGCGGCGCCATCGCCCTCGGCCATCCCCTGGGCGCGACCGGCGCCAAACTGACGACCCAACTGATCCATGAGATGGCGCGCCGCGGCAGCCGCTACGGCATGGTGACGATGTGCATCGGCGGCGGCATGGGCGCGGCGGGCATCTTCGAGAACCTGCAATGA
- a CDS encoding GNAT family N-acetyltransferase — translation MPLWLETPRLRLRPFQDADLEAFLAYRNDPAVARYQGWEMPYTRAMAEDFIAVMKTRTPDLPGKWLQLAVEAKATGVLIGDVAFYLLEGDLRQAEIGFTLATAYQRQGYATEAVRRLLAHLFEEKGLHRVRANCDDRNLASVRLMERLGMRREAHYIENFWDGEGWAGEYWYALLRREWG, via the coding sequence ATGCCACTCTGGCTGGAAACGCCCCGCCTTCGCTTGCGTCCGTTCCAGGATGCCGACCTGGAGGCGTTCCTGGCCTATCGCAATGACCCCGCCGTTGCCCGCTACCAGGGCTGGGAGATGCCCTATACGCGGGCGATGGCGGAGGATTTCATCGCCGTCATGAAAACGCGGACGCCGGACTTGCCTGGGAAGTGGCTTCAATTGGCCGTCGAAGCAAAGGCAACCGGCGTTCTGATCGGCGATGTCGCCTTCTACCTGCTGGAGGGCGATCTGCGCCAGGCCGAGATCGGGTTCACGCTGGCAACAGCCTACCAGCGGCAGGGCTATGCTACCGAAGCCGTCCGCCGCCTTCTCGCCCATTTGTTTGAGGAAAAGGGACTACACCGAGTGCGCGCCAATTGCGATGACCGCAATCTGGCCTCGGTGCGGCTGATGGAGCGGCTGGGGATGCGCCGCGAGGCGCATTACATCGAGAATTTCTGGGATGGCGAAGGGTGGGCGGGTGAGTATTGGTACGCGCTGCTGCGGCGGGAGTGGGGGTGA
- a CDS encoding SCP2 sterol-binding domain-containing protein, producing the protein MSSEIDAKIRRMMTDMPAAFKPEKAEGVDASIRYNLTGEGGSLWTSRLSAAGCTVVEGDDDIETPSLTVTMDASDYIDMMAGRLDAMQAFMLGKIKVQGDIMLATRMMSFFR; encoded by the coding sequence ATGTCTTCTGAAATCGACGCCAAGATCCGCAGGATGATGACCGACATGCCCGCCGCCTTCAAGCCCGAAAAGGCCGAAGGCGTGGATGCCAGTATCCGCTACAACCTGACCGGCGAGGGCGGCAGCCTGTGGACATCGCGTCTCAGCGCCGCCGGCTGCACGGTCGTCGAGGGCGATGACGACATCGAAACCCCCAGCCTGACCGTGACGATGGACGCCAGCGACTACATCGACATGATGGCGGGCCGGTTGGACGCCATGCAAGCCTTCATGCTGGGCAAGATCAAAGTGCAAGGCGACATCATGCTGGCGACGCGGATGATGAGCTTTTTCCGCTAA